The following coding sequences lie in one Cydia strobilella chromosome 20, ilCydStro3.1, whole genome shotgun sequence genomic window:
- the LOC134750476 gene encoding aminopeptidase N-like isoform X4 — protein sequence MLTQRLTRYSFFGNVDILLQANAKTSKIVLHAKDFDIDQDKVTLSSDGDSIDVTKVQLNDTFNLLTIELAKPLEAGRNYTLTIPYSGNLVNGLDGAYISNYVDKKTGNNEHLVATQFESISARKAFPCFDEPMYKASYKVTIGHHRAYTAIANMPVESSSDNNALESHWPWTTVTKKFKKPQDQFVWDHFSNSVPMSTYLVAWVVSKFEHVVSPADLSKTKFKIWARGDAIEQTEYASTVGPKVLTHFESWFGVPFPLPKQDMVAIPDFAAGAMENWGLITYRETALLYDKEQSSFLSKERVAEVIAHELAHQWFGNLVTMKWWSDLWLNEGFATFVASIGVAAVEPDWKAERAYAVDNLMSVLSLDALESSHPVSVPIDDPKRIAEIFDEISYRKGSSLIRMMTMFLGEEVFRKAINNYLVKYSYHNAEQDDLWAELTAVNQQYGGLSRNVTVKTIMDTWTKQTGYPLVTVTRDYSDGTLSITQKRYLAVGNKVSSDSQPSWWVPLNVLCQNEVGQKPEPVEWLAADEGLQMGHRYKHGSGAGEWVLFNAEMIAPYRVNYDADNWRLLSKTLNSENYASIPVLSRVQLMTDSLELAWTNVLDYEHALQMVKYLNRETDYLPLSTGLRGLSKIENVIKRSPEFGAFQKFMRGLVAENYERAGGLSKKAILNGDQLNSVKLQVLTSSWACRMKVPGCEENAIELFQRWMSSDTPDEDNPIPLDLRRTVYCVGIYRGSVVEWRFLLERKRHSNVASHSDDILQALACTREVWILNQYLEWAITDGSEVRKQDSTAVISAVTRSTVGYYVARDFIYNRIGDIEKRFRGSETRIGRIMRTLLEQFTTQKELEEFEAWAARHSKVLEGAKLALKQGVEKARVNIDWITRNKEKVISLMRLSPTNENLLEWWKNFFRNNSGSVAKVFTKTAIMCVTALLVL from the exons CTTCAAGCCAACGCTAAGACATCAAAGATCGTCCTCCACGCCAAAGACTTCGACATCGATCAAGACAAAGTCACCCTATCCAGCGATGGAGACTCTATCGACGTCACCAAAGTCCAACTGAACGATACTTTCAACCTGTTAACCATTGAGTTGGCCAAGCCGTTGGAGGCTGGGAGGAATTATACGTTGACTATTCCATATTCTGGGAACCTTGTGAACGGGTTGGATGGAGCTTATATTAGTAATTATGTTGATAAGAAGACTGGGAATAATGA GCACCTGGTGGCGACGCAGTTCGAGTCCATATCGGCCCGGAAAGCGTTCCCCTGCTTCGACGAGCCGATGTATAAGGCCTCCTACAAGGTTACCATCGGCCACCACCGAGCTTACACCGCCATCGCCAACATGCCGGTTGAGAGCTCTTCGGATAACAA TGCCTTAGAGAGTCACTGGCCGTGGACAACAGTTACCAAGAAATTCAA AAAACCCCAAGACCAATTCGTATGGGACCACTTCAGCAACTCTGTCCCAATGTCCACATACCTGGTGGCGTGGGTGGTCTCCAAGTTTGAACACGTGGTTAGCCCCGCTGACCTGTCCAAGACCAAGTTCAAAATCTGGGCTAGGGGAGACGCTATTGAACAG ACAGAGTACGCCTCAACAGTCGGCCCCAAAGTCCTCACGCACTTCGAGTCCTGGTTCGGCGTGCCCTTCCCCCTCCCCAAGCAGGACATGGTGGCTATACCTGACTTCGCGGCCGGGGCCATGGAGAACTGGGGTCTCatcacgtacagggaaactgcGCTGCTGTATGACAAGGAGCAGTCTTCTTTCTTGAGCAAGGAGCGTGTTGCTGAG GTGATAGCCCACGAGCTAGCCCACCAATGGTTCGGCAACCTTGTCACCATGAAGTGGTGGTCGGACTTATGGCTAAACGAGGGTTTTGCGACGTTCGTGGCTTCTATAGGTGTTGCGGCCGTCGAGCCCGACTGGAAGGCTGAGAGAGCATACGCTGTGGATAACCTCATGTCTGTTTTGAGCCTAGATGCACTGGAATCCAGTCATCCG gtGTCCGTCCCCATCGACGATCCGAAGCGCATTGCCGAGATCTTCGACGAGATCTCCTACCGCAAGGGATCCTCTCTCATCCGCATGATGACCATGTTCCTGGGAGAGGAGGTATTCAGGAAAGCCATTAACAA CTACCTCGTAAAATACTCTTACCACAACGCCGAACAAGACGACCTCTGGGCCGAGCTGACAGCCGTAAACCAGCAATATGGAGGGCTGTCTCGCAACGTCACCGTCAAGACTATTATGGACACGTGGACCAAGCAGACAGGGTACCCCCTGGTTACAGTGACGAGGGATTATAGTGACGGCACACTGTCTATAACACAG AAACGCTACCTCGCCGTAGGCAACAAGGTCTCCTCCGATTCCCAGCCCTCCTGGTGGGTGCCCCTTAACGTGCTCTGTCAGAATGAGGTGGGTCAGAAGCCAGAGCCTGTGGAGTGGCTGGCTGCTGACGAGGGTTTGCAGATGGGTCACCGGTATAAGCACGGCTCGGGAGCTGGCGAGTGGGTGCTCTTCAACGCTGAGATGATTG CCCCATACCGCGTGAACTACGACGCTGACAACTGGCGCCTCCTGTCCAAGACCCTGAACAGTGAGAACTACGCGAGCATCCCGGTGCTGAGTCGCGTTCAGCTCATGACCGACTCGTTAGAACTCGCCTGGACTAATGTGCTGGATTATGAGCATGCTCTGCA AATGGTGAAATACCTGAACCGCGAGACCGACTACCTGCCTCTCTCTACCGGCCTCCGCGGCCTCAGCAAGATCGAGAACGTGATCAAGCGCAGTCCAGAGTTCGGAGCATTCCAAAAATTCATGAGAGGACTCGTGGCTGAGAATTATGAACGAGCCGGTGGGCTGTCGAAGAAGGCTATCCTTAATGGGGATCAGCTGAACAGCGTCAAGTTACAG GTGCTGACCAGCTCGTGGGCTTGCCGCATGAAGGTTCCTGGCTGCGAAGAGAACGCCATCGAGTTGTTCCAGCGGTGGATGTCATCCGACACCCCCGATGAAGATAACCC AATTCCATTGGACCTCCGCCGCACCGTGTACTGTGTTGGCATATACCGCGGCAGTGTGGTGGAATGGCGATTCCTACTGGAACGCAAACGGCATTCCAACGTAGCCTCACATTCCGATGATATACTTCAGGCGCTAGCTTGCACTAGGGAGGTCTGGATCCTTAACCA ATACCTGGAATGGGCGATCACGGACGGCTCGGAGGTCCGTAAGCAGGACTCCACCGCCGTCATCAGTGCAGTGACAAGGTCCACCGTCGGTTACTACGTGGCTAGGGACTTCATCTACAACCGCATTGGTGATATTGAGAAGAG GTTCCGTGGTTCGGAGACCAGAATCGGAAGAATAATGAGGACTCTCCTGGAACAATTCACGACGCAGAAGGAATTAGAGgag TTCGAAGCCTGGGCGGCGCGGCACAGCAAGGTCCTGGAAGGCGCCAAGCTGGCCCTGAAGCAGGGCGTCGAGAAGGCCCGCGTCAACATCGACTGGATCACCAGGAACAAGGAGAAGGTCATCAGCCTGATGCGGCTGTCCCCCAC AAACGAAAACCTGCTAGAATGGTGGAAGAACTTTTTTAGAAATAACAGCGGGAGTGTCGCTAAGGTTTTCACAAAGACAGCCATAATGTGTGTTACTGCGCTTCTGGTCCTATGA